CACGGTCTCTGCTAGGTAGTTTTCTGCTTGGTTCCCCCGCTCCCCACTAAATGTGTGCTGATATGAgaggagacagaggaaaaaaagtgctcaGTTGAACAGCTTCCAGCAAAGTAGTTCAGTGTCTTCAGAAGAACTGCAGTcgccttttccttctgcttggtCCCACGAGGCGATTTCCTGCAGGCTGGTGGAGCTCTGGGAGCTCTGACATTTCCAACGTGCTCACAACAGAGCAAAGCCATCAGTTTCCCTTCCTCCAGGAGAACCCCAGGTAGCCACATACACGCCCCTTTCAGCCTTCTGTCCTCGTAGTGCTATCGGTGTTCTTCAGGGCACACAGCAGGCTGCAGAACAGCTCATACCAAAAGAAGACAAGGCCAGTAGAGACAGCAGCTTTCAGCAAGCTGGGCGAAAGGCCCTTGAAGAATCCACCTGGGCCCTCCTCTCGCATGATCTGCCTTATGCAGTCCAGGAGACCCCTGTACATCCGCACCTGGGAGAGAAATGGCAAAAAGGTTAAACAAGAAAACTCCAGGACAACTTATGTGGAAAAGAACACAGAGATCCCTAAACTATACCACAGAAACATAATCTAGATGTGCAGCCTGGAATTGCCTTTCTGCCTGTTACTATAAATAAGTGAAAGTTTCGGAGAGCCAGTTTGTAGAGAGTGGGGTAGAGGAAAAGTACATATTTTGCATCAGTAATGACTTATGCAGATCATTCTAATTGAATGGCTGTAAAATCTTTATGCTACAACAGCATGTATTATTTATGGTACAAGTTTGTGAAGTAATTATTTCAgattgtgctgctgctgttttccatccCCTTCACTCTCTAAGGAGGGAcaacttttcagttttctgacagaaagaaaacacagctacAGCACTTAGATGTCTCTAAATCAGCTATCTGCATGTCATCGTGTCACACTGTGGAGGTTTAACATCTTGTGACACCTCAATGCTAAGAACAAATTCTGTACCTCACTGGAAGAGTAGGAGCATCCAATGCAATGGGTTAAGACTCCAAATTCCTATCCCGGAGTTTCTTGAAGTACAGACTAATTTGCTTCTCAGATCCAaggaatttgaaggaaaaaagacaatttccacatttcacagaaaaaagagaTAGTTCCTTGAAAGATCTGTATTTGTCTTACAGTGTATTTTGAGGTGGTAAGGATGGTGCTAAAGAACACCAGAAGTAGTTGCTTTGAATTTCAGGATGTTCTGGTACATAAGACACATGCTGAACACTTAGTGCTCATTCCTTGTATCAAACTATTAATTGCAGAAAAGGATCTTGACAGCCAGGCGATCCCATCATTAAGCTAGTGTTATCCTCTACCAGTAATTTGGTCCTGAATCAGAAATACCAAGCCACAACTAGAGAAGTAATTTGAAACCCCTTTGCCTGCCTAACGCAtccccagctccaagacagCCAACCTGATGGAGATGGATGAGAAGGCAGAGCACAGGCATGTTGGACAGTGTCATAAAATTAACCCAGTATATTCATGCAGCTATTCCCATTATTAAGCAAGACCAATGCTCAGCTCCCAGAAGTTCCCTGGGAGCTCCCAACCCAAATAAGAACACAACAGGTACCACTGGTGAATCATCACTGCATTCTAGTGCAAAGGACTGGCTCTGAATTGTCTTGATGAAAATCCATGCTCGTGAAAATCAGTCAATTCCAACATTTCTCACCTGCCCAAAGGCTGCCCGGGCACGCTCAAAGCCACCCACTTGCAGTCGTTTTTTGAACAGGTCAAAAGGGTAAGTGAGGGTTTTGCTGATGATTCCAGCGCAGCTGCCACAAACAAGGTTTTTAACATTGCCTGAGAagcaggaaggggagaggatagcagggagggaaaaaagagttCTGATTAAAGATCATGAGAGGTAagtgaaaaatcacttttcataAGAAGTAAGGCCAAAGAGGCCCTTTAAAGTTACATCACCTCTTCTGCATAGCTTGGGCCACAGAACCTCAATCTGCATTTTCTACATGAGGCTTACAATGTCCATTGGAGCCGAGTGTAATGGCTCATCTTGGTTCAGTACGCTGATTTATGTTTTTGCTCTGGCAAGTGGCATtgtacaaaaaaccccagtcacCAGTGAACCTGCCACTAGTGAGTGGAAAAAGTTTTCATGTCCCCCAGTAAAAGCCGGAGATCTTGCACTCCTGATGGCTCAAAGTGACTTATTGGAATAAGTCACAAGCTGACACTGCCTGATGATTTCAGAGGCTTGTGGGAAATGAGTTTTGCGATATTAGATTTTTTCCTGACAAACATGAGTTCCCAGcacaaaaccaccaccagcCTCTgccatctaaaaataaatatgcagacATGATACTGAACAGTCTATTTCCTTGATTGAAATTCCATTGAGGAACAAAACCACAATGATGCTACATATCCTATCTCTCAGGGAGGCACTGGTATCTAGAACTGTCAAGGTGACAGGTCCCATCAGGAGGAGGTTCTTTTATAACGGAGCTAGAAATCaacataaaaatatcaaatgaaGAGCTTGGCAGTTTTAAATTAGGCTAAATGAATCCTCTTCTGTAACAGCTGTGCTGGAATCTGCAGGCAGATTTCCTGAGGAAATCCAAGAGTCCTGTCCCCACAGCACTAATGAAACTGAGAGAAAGATTACACCAGCACTGTCTTCCCACAGTATGAGTAATGTGACACAGCTCAAGGAAGAGTACCCTGGCCCGTGACACGTCACTTTCCCATCCATTCACATTTCCATCATGGTTATTCCATAACATGAGTTGCTTGTAAACTTGACTGTACTTACTTTCACATTATGTGTGCAGGAGTAACAATGAGAGATGGGAAATTGAGATACTTTTCAGATGTTGCATTGAAAAGAGTGATAGCACAGAAAACTCAGCTTATGTCAGTCTCCCAAACTAGCATTcatcctctctttctctccagaTCAGACATCACTGTCCCAAGTGCCtacctcctttcttttcttcagctggaaTCACCCATTCAGAAAACTGTTGCAGGATGTTGTAGGAGGAGAACTGGAGACCAGCATACGGAAAGATAGCAATGATTGTGGGGGTCAAACCTCTATAGAAAGTCCGAGGCCCTTCTGTCTGGTACATCGTCACCACTGCATGGCGAAGGTTAGGATAGATCTGGACAATAAAGAAGAGGCTGACTGTCTAGTGAAACAGGCTTAAAAACAGCAAACCAAAGGACAGGCTATTTCCAAGTAATGAGGACGGGCATTTCCCACTGCCCAAAATACAATTGGCTGATTTTCAGCACAAAGTGATGAACAATGTGGTTTTGCACATCTTCACACAGTATTCTCAGCTAATGCCTTGTGACTCTCACAAGCAACCTGACAACCTAAACCTACCTCTGAGCCACAAGAGACTAACTGAACGAACGATCGTTATCTCTGCACTGAAAGGCCTGGGCTGACATTGTATCCCACATCCAAGCTGTGCTTCTGAGGGGATGAAACAAGGCACAGAACTGAGAGCTGCGGCCTGAGACCACTTGCATcatagatatttatttttctcttaacagCTCTGCTTGCTCCTGCCACAGAATTCATATAATATATATTGTGATTCTACTGCAGGGTAAGTCAAAAACCAGAAATGGCTCTGATACAAACCCATATAAGTCTAGTTATTACAGACCTAATTAGCATGGAGACCAATTGTTGCataaaaaagaacatgaaacaCAGGTGAAAGGTGACTGGTTTCAAGTATCACCTCCATCATTATCTAAACATGACTCTATGCAAGTGGAAAGTTTAAAACATGCGATGTTCAACAGACTGTGGAATGCATTCTATAAATGGCCAACAGCCGAAATGAAAGTTAAGTTATCCTGTTAAGGACAGTTTCTCATTTCTGGATCACCTGTCAGGAGTCAAACATGATCAGGAGCAGCAAAACATAATTAAGAAAGCTGTGTCAACAGCACAGAGGATAACTTGGCAACAGTGCAAACATTGCCCAATAACAGCACCTGCTCCTTTATTCCAACCCACAGACTCTTATGTACTTTTCAAACCTCCTGTATTCATACACATGAAATATTGCTACTGCTATGGATGACAATTCCAAATATTGAATCCTCAACCATACCTTAGGCTCACCCTGAGCAGCAAAGCGGGTGCGTAGTGTGTCAACAGGCTGAACTGCAACAGTGGCGGTGCAAGCAGCCAGTCCACCGCAGACGAAGTGCACGAAGGAATCGCGGGCATTGTATGCGGTGACATTGTGCACCAGTTTTGTCAAGCTTTCAAATGCCATGAActtacagaaacaaacacacacagttcAAGGAGTCAATCCTTATCATTGACACAGATCTCCCACTCCTCTTTCATTTCACCACAAGAGCTCCACCCACCGCTCGTAACCACCTTCTGTCTCTGTCCTTCAAAAGTCCTCCCCAACTTGCAACCTGTGGGAGCATGTGCTCAAGAATACCTTGTAAAAATTACTGAGCAGCCCAGGGAATACTTGGGATATTCTGATCTCTTGACACTTCTGCTAAATCTTGCATTTAGAATTATGAAAAACTCATTTTAATGCCCCATGTATCCTGAAGAGTATCTGCTGTATTACAGATATGCTGTCCGTTACTCTTTCAACCACTGCTCGTAAAACATGTTGttaatatttacaaattaaGCATAACAATGCTGTGTAAAACATCATCATTaacttcactgatttttttttactaacaaGCTGTCAGGGTGACAACGTGAACCAAAGCAAAAAACTACACAGGCTTGGAACATGAACAGCTAAGCCAAGTGTTAGGAACAAACAGGGCTTGTCTATGACACCTGATACAGAGAGAACTTGGTTTGCTCTAGCTGTGCTCCAGGCTGGCCAGGAAGGCCGTTCAGCAAGCTCAGGAACATTAACTTCAGCATTGTACATCAGCATTATACAACTACACATCTTTGAGACTGGAGCTGGCTTGTATCAGTACAATTTAAACCTGGACCTTCCTGCATCTGCCCACGCAGCCAGtctgaagagaagcaaagcagagtCCTATGCACGTACACTGGGCCCAGATGATGTCTGTTCACCTTACCTGAACAGCTCCGTAGCCAACTGAAAGGAGCTGAGCGGGAACATGGCCCTTCCAGAAGGCTAGCAACCCCTCTTCCTGGGAGATGCGCTGTACAGCTTGCAAGATGCCATGATACTTAGCCCCTGGGTTTCTGGAGGAGAGCTGCTCGATCTGAAGCTGGaggaaaatagagaaaatattttcaattccAGATCGCATTTCAACAAGGTTCAAGCGTCCAATTCAGGAATTCACAACCCTGTCAGCCAACGAATACTAAGAGGTTACATTCTGTCTTCCCACAGAATCACATCTAGAACTGACTGGGATTCTATTTACGTAGGGctctaaaagaataaaaacatgcatGCAACACAAATGTAATCAGTAGGGATGATGGTGAAATTCAGCTGgtggaaagcattcagaaaaacagagaaagagaacaaatgATGAAAAACACAAGATCCCATTCAAACAGACAAGTTAAGTTACATAAACAGAAGCGGTGGACACAAGATAGCCCTTCTACCTCGCATAACCTGTATACAATGTAGGTGAGGGCTGATGAGCAGATTTACTGCTCTCGGGTTGCACAGGTGACCTATTCATCCAGGACAAGATCAGCTCTGCTCTGTAACAGGCTCTttcaccccctgcccccaagCATGCCACGAGGCAGGTACCTGAAAGCGGATCTTGATGACGTCCAAGGGACTGACAAGGACCCGACTGACCAAGCCAGATGCTGATCCTGCTACCGCCGCTTCCACCGAGGAAACGCACTTGGCCTCAGGGTCATAGCCGACCATGCCTGCCTGGCGTCCCCGCAGCCTGGGAGGGGGACACGGGCCCCAGTGAGCCCTCCCGCAGCCAAGAGGCTCCTTCCCACCCCAAGAGACTACGGCCTCACCGCCCTCCCCTCACAGACCACCCCCCGGCCCAAAGGCCCACAACCGCCCCTCATCCCAAACCCCTTCCTCATCCCGCGGGCCACACAGACACCCCGCCACACGCACCACAACCCCACCCCCACGGcagcctcccccctccccacgggCCCCTCTGCCCCGCGGCAGGCACCGGTGGGGGGGGATAAAGAGCCAAACCCCGGGCGGAGCCGGCGGCGGTCGGCGGCCCAGGGCGGCGGTGCGCGGCCACGGCCGCCTCACCCTCCCGCCGGCTCCTCCGCGCCGCACTGCGCCTGCGCGCCGCGGGGGGCGCTGGGAAATGTAGTCCCGCAGCCCCGCCCAGGGGAGCGCCGTGTCCGAAATGGAGGGCTCGGCCCCGAGTCTTTCGTGCTTCTCAAAACAACGCCGGCACAGGGGAGCCCCGCTCCCGCAGCTCCCGTGCTGCTGGATCAGGAGGCTGACAGTAAAATAAGCGGAGATTTAGGCTTCTTCCTGCAGCCCGCCCCCAGCCTGGCCGACCCAGGTGCCAAAGCTGGCGAGCGGGAAAGGAAAACACCCATAAAGAAGGGACTCGCGTTCAGCGGTTCTTCCACCACGGCCTTAGCCTTGACATCATACGATCACAGCAGCAACAAAcactcttcttccctctgtaaAGCACAAGGAAAGAAAGGTTTTCCTAAACTTTTCAGTAGGTACCCAAGGTACGAAG
This region of Buteo buteo chromosome 13, bButBut1.hap1.1, whole genome shotgun sequence genomic DNA includes:
- the SLC25A19 gene encoding mitochondrial thiamine pyrophosphate carrier, coding for MVGYDPEAKCVSSVEAAVAGSASGLVSRVLVSPLDVIKIRFQLQIEQLSSRNPGAKYHGILQAVQRISQEEGLLAFWKGHVPAQLLSVGYGAVQFMAFESLTKLVHNVTAYNARDSFVHFVCGGLAACTATVAVQPVDTLRTRFAAQGEPKIYPNLRHAVVTMYQTEGPRTFYRGLTPTIIAIFPYAGLQFSSYNILQQFSEWVIPAEEKKGGNVKNLVCGSCAGIISKTLTYPFDLFKKRLQVGGFERARAAFGQVRMYRGLLDCIRQIMREEGPGGFFKGLSPSLLKAAVSTGLVFFWYELFCSLLCALKNTDSTTRTEG